The Mycobacterium seoulense genome has a window encoding:
- a CDS encoding acetyl-CoA C-acetyltransferase has translation MAPASSEASNQRSSQRRRVAVLGGNRIPFARSDGAYAEASNQDMFTAALGGLVDRFGLAGERLGVVVGGAVLKHSRDFNLTRECVLGSELSSYTPAFDLQQACGTGLQAAIAAADGIASGRYEAAAAGGVDTTSDPPIGLGDNLRRTLLKLRRSKSNVQRLRLVGTLPATLGIEIPVNSEPRTGLSMGEHQAITAKEMGIKRVDQDELAAASHRNMAAAYDRGFFDDLVTPFLGLYRDDNLRPDSSAEKLAKLKPVFGVKSGDATMTAGNSTPLTDGASVALLASEEWAAAHSLSPLAFLVDAETAAVDYVNGRDGLLMAPTYAVPRLLARNGLSLQDFDFYEIHEAFASVVLAHLQAWESEDYCKERLGLDAALGSIDRSKLNVNGSSLAAGHPFAATGGRILAQAAKQLAQKKAERKAGAGKPLRALVSICAAGGQGVAAILEA, from the coding sequence GTGGCCCCTGCAAGTTCCGAGGCAAGCAACCAGCGCAGTTCGCAGCGGCGACGGGTCGCCGTCCTGGGCGGTAATCGCATCCCGTTCGCCCGGTCCGACGGCGCCTACGCCGAGGCATCCAATCAGGACATGTTCACCGCCGCGCTGGGCGGGCTGGTGGACCGCTTCGGACTGGCCGGCGAACGGCTGGGTGTGGTGGTCGGCGGCGCGGTGCTCAAGCACAGCCGCGACTTCAACCTGACGCGCGAATGCGTGCTGGGCTCCGAGCTGTCGTCGTACACGCCGGCGTTCGACCTGCAACAGGCCTGCGGCACGGGCCTGCAGGCGGCGATCGCCGCGGCCGACGGCATCGCCTCCGGGCGGTACGAGGCGGCCGCGGCGGGCGGCGTGGACACCACCTCCGACCCGCCGATCGGGCTGGGTGACAACCTGCGCCGGACCCTGCTCAAGTTGCGCCGGTCCAAGTCCAACGTCCAGCGGCTGCGGCTGGTGGGCACGCTGCCGGCCACCCTGGGTATCGAGATCCCGGTCAACAGCGAGCCGCGCACGGGGCTGTCCATGGGCGAGCACCAGGCGATCACCGCCAAGGAGATGGGCATCAAACGCGTCGACCAGGACGAGCTCGCCGCGGCCAGCCACCGCAACATGGCCGCCGCCTACGACCGGGGCTTCTTCGACGACCTGGTCACCCCGTTCCTCGGGCTGTACCGCGACGACAACCTGCGCCCGGATTCGTCGGCGGAGAAGTTGGCGAAGCTCAAGCCCGTGTTCGGCGTGAAGTCCGGCGACGCGACGATGACCGCCGGCAACTCGACCCCGCTGACCGACGGGGCGTCGGTCGCGCTGCTGGCCAGCGAGGAGTGGGCGGCCGCCCACTCGCTGTCGCCGCTGGCCTTCCTGGTGGACGCCGAAACCGCCGCGGTCGACTACGTCAACGGCCGGGACGGGCTGCTGATGGCGCCCACCTATGCGGTGCCGCGGCTGCTGGCCCGCAACGGTCTGAGCCTGCAGGACTTCGACTTCTACGAGATCCACGAGGCCTTCGCCTCGGTGGTGCTGGCGCACCTGCAGGCGTGGGAGTCGGAGGACTACTGCAAGGAGCGCCTCGGCCTCGACGCCGCGCTGGGCTCGATCGACCGGTCCAAGCTCAACGTCAACGGCTCGTCGTTGGCCGCCGGCCACCCCTTCGCCGCCACCGGGGGGCGGATCCTCGCCCAGGCGGCCAAGCAGCTCGCGCAGAAGAAGGCGGAGCGCAAGGCCGGCGCGGGCAAGCCGCTGCGGGCCCTGGTTTCCATCTGCGCCGCCGGCGGCCAGGGCGTGGCGGCGATCCTGGAGGCCTGA
- a CDS encoding acyl-CoA dehydrogenase has protein sequence MGHYKSNVRDQVFNLFEVLGVEQALGAGDYSDLDVDTAREMLSEISRLAEGPIAESFVEGDRNPPVFDPKTHSVTLPEPFKKSVRAVTEAGWDKVGIDEVLGGMPMPRALVWALHEHLLGANPAVWMYGGGAGFANILYHLGTEEQKKWAVICAERGWGSTMVLTEPDAGSDVGAGRTKAIQQDDGSWHIEGVKRFITSADSGDLFENIFHLVLARPEGAGPGTKGLSLFFVPKFLFDFETGELGERNGVFVTNVEHKMGLKVSATCELSFGQHDVPAKGWLVGEVHNGIAQMFEVIEQARMMVGTKAIATLSTGYLNALEYAKSRVQGADMTQMTDKTAPRVTITHHPDVRRSLMTQKAYAEGLRALYLYTATYQDAAVAQAVHGVDAELAVKVNDLMLPVVKGVGSEQAYAKLTESLQTFGGSGFLQDYPIEQYIRDAKIDSLYEGTTAIQAQDFFFRKIIRDKGVALAHVSGEIQKFVDSESGNGRLKSERELLAKALADVQAMAATLTGYLMAAQEDVTSLYKVGLGSVRFLMSVGDLVIGWLLQRQAAVAVQALDAGASGEERSFYEGKVAVASFFAKNFLPLLAGTREVIETLDNDIMELDEAAF, from the coding sequence GTGGGCCACTACAAGAGCAACGTCCGTGACCAGGTGTTCAACCTGTTCGAGGTCCTGGGCGTTGAGCAGGCCTTGGGCGCCGGCGACTACAGCGATCTGGACGTCGACACCGCGCGCGAAATGTTGTCAGAGATCAGCCGGCTGGCCGAGGGGCCCATCGCCGAGTCGTTCGTCGAGGGTGACCGCAACCCGCCGGTCTTCGACCCCAAGACCCACTCGGTGACGCTGCCGGAGCCCTTCAAGAAGTCGGTCCGCGCCGTCACCGAGGCCGGGTGGGACAAGGTCGGCATCGACGAGGTCCTCGGCGGCATGCCGATGCCCCGGGCGCTGGTGTGGGCGCTGCACGAGCACCTGCTGGGCGCCAACCCCGCCGTGTGGATGTACGGCGGCGGCGCCGGCTTCGCCAACATCCTCTACCACCTCGGCACCGAGGAGCAGAAGAAGTGGGCCGTGATCTGCGCCGAGCGCGGCTGGGGCTCCACCATGGTGCTGACCGAGCCGGACGCCGGTTCCGACGTCGGCGCGGGGCGGACCAAGGCGATCCAGCAGGACGACGGGTCCTGGCACATCGAGGGTGTGAAGCGGTTCATCACCTCGGCCGACTCCGGCGACCTGTTCGAGAACATCTTCCACCTGGTGCTGGCCCGCCCCGAGGGCGCGGGTCCGGGCACCAAGGGCCTGTCGCTGTTCTTCGTGCCCAAGTTCCTGTTCGACTTCGAGACCGGCGAGCTGGGCGAGCGCAACGGCGTCTTCGTGACCAACGTCGAGCACAAGATGGGCCTGAAGGTTTCGGCCACGTGTGAGCTGTCCTTCGGCCAGCACGACGTGCCCGCGAAGGGTTGGCTGGTCGGCGAGGTGCACAACGGCATCGCGCAGATGTTCGAGGTCATCGAGCAGGCCCGCATGATGGTCGGCACCAAGGCCATCGCGACCCTGTCGACCGGTTACCTCAACGCGCTGGAGTACGCCAAGTCGCGCGTGCAGGGCGCCGACATGACGCAGATGACCGACAAGACCGCGCCGCGGGTGACCATCACGCACCACCCCGACGTGCGCCGGTCGCTGATGACCCAGAAGGCGTACGCCGAGGGTCTGCGCGCGCTGTACCTCTACACCGCGACCTACCAGGACGCGGCGGTCGCCCAGGCCGTGCACGGCGTGGACGCCGAGCTCGCCGTCAAGGTCAACGACCTGATGCTGCCGGTGGTCAAGGGTGTCGGTTCCGAGCAGGCCTACGCCAAGCTCACCGAGAGCCTGCAGACGTTCGGTGGGTCCGGCTTCCTGCAGGACTACCCGATCGAGCAGTACATCCGGGACGCCAAGATCGACTCCCTCTACGAGGGCACCACGGCCATCCAGGCGCAGGACTTCTTCTTCCGCAAGATCATCCGCGACAAGGGTGTGGCGCTGGCCCACGTGTCCGGTGAGATCCAGAAGTTCGTGGACAGCGAGTCCGGCAACGGCCGGCTGAAGTCCGAGCGTGAGCTGCTGGCCAAGGCATTGGCGGACGTCCAGGCGATGGCGGCCACCCTGACCGGCTACCTGATGGCGGCGCAGGAGGACGTGACCAGCCTCTACAAGGTGGGTCTGGGCTCCGTGCGCTTCCTGATGAGCGTCGGCGACCTGGTCATCGGCTGGTTGCTGCAGCGTCAGGCGGCGGTGGCCGTGCAGGCGCTGGACGCCGGCGCCAGCGGTGAGGAGCGGTCCTTCTACGAGGGCAAGGTCGCGGTGGCTTCGTTCTTCGCGAAGAACTTCCTGCCGCTGCTGGCCGGCACCCGCGAGGTGATCGAGACGCTGGACAACGACATCATGGAGCTCGACGAGGCCGCTTTCTGA
- a CDS encoding isopenicillin N synthase family dioxygenase, whose product MTKVSSVTALPVVDMRAGAGPLRDGLRRAAHEVGFFYLAGHGVPAGLSDRVLDAARRLFALPQEDKDAVAMVRSPHFRGYTRMGGELTRGEVDWREQIDIGPERPAIGGPGKPDYLWLQGPNQWPAALPELPGIIAEWDAALSEVARTLLRHWAASLGGPPDVFEPAFAETPATLIKVVRYPRTAASPQGVGPHRDSGVLTLLLAEPGSRGLQVRRPGTGEWVEVPPVDDAFVVNIGELLEVATGGYLRATEHRVTLDAQPADRISVPYFFNPRLDARIPVLTLPPELQARAGRVADPSDPIFSVYGRNAWKSRLRAHPDVASAHGYSAGRVGDENPVLGSRGE is encoded by the coding sequence ATGACGAAAGTGAGTAGCGTCACCGCGCTGCCTGTCGTGGACATGCGGGCCGGCGCCGGCCCGCTGCGGGACGGCTTGCGCCGCGCCGCCCACGAGGTCGGATTCTTCTACCTGGCCGGCCACGGGGTGCCCGCCGGTCTCTCGGACCGGGTGCTCGACGCGGCACGGCGGCTGTTCGCGCTGCCCCAGGAAGACAAGGATGCGGTCGCGATGGTGCGCAGTCCCCACTTCCGCGGTTACACCCGGATGGGCGGGGAGCTCACCCGCGGCGAGGTGGACTGGCGCGAGCAGATCGACATCGGCCCGGAGCGTCCGGCGATCGGCGGGCCCGGCAAGCCCGACTACCTCTGGCTGCAGGGCCCCAACCAATGGCCGGCCGCCTTGCCCGAGCTGCCCGGGATCATCGCCGAGTGGGACGCCGCGCTCTCCGAGGTGGCCCGCACCCTGCTCCGGCACTGGGCGGCCTCCCTGGGCGGCCCACCCGACGTCTTCGAGCCCGCCTTCGCCGAAACCCCGGCCACGCTGATCAAGGTCGTGCGCTACCCGCGGACCGCGGCCTCGCCGCAGGGCGTGGGCCCGCACAGAGACTCCGGCGTGCTCACGCTGCTGTTGGCCGAGCCGGGGAGCCGCGGCCTGCAGGTGCGCCGGCCCGGGACCGGGGAATGGGTCGAGGTGCCGCCGGTCGACGACGCCTTCGTGGTCAACATCGGCGAACTGCTCGAGGTGGCGACGGGGGGTTACCTGCGGGCCACCGAGCACCGGGTCACCCTGGACGCGCAGCCGGCCGACCGGATCTCGGTGCCGTATTTCTTCAATCCGCGGCTGGACGCGCGGATCCCGGTGCTGACGCTGCCCCCCGAACTGCAGGCGCGCGCGGGCCGGGTCGCCGACCCCTCGGATCCGATCTTCTCCGTCTATGGCCGCAACGCCTGGAAGAGCAGGTTGCGCGCGCACCCCGATGTGGCTTCGGCGCACGGGTATTCGGCAGGTAGGGTCGGGGACGAGAATCCCGTTCTCGGCTCAAGGGGCGAATGA
- a CDS encoding flavin reductase family protein has protein sequence MNSNKNLTPSTLREAFGHFPSGVVAIAAEVQGAREGLAASTFVPVSLDPPLVSFCVQNTSTTWPKLKDLPMLGISVLGEAHDEAARTLAAKTGDRFAGLETESRDSGAVFIKGTALWLESAVEQLIPAGDHTIVVLRVIEVTIDADVAPIVFHRSMFRRLGA, from the coding sequence GTGAACTCGAACAAGAATTTGACACCGTCCACACTCCGTGAGGCCTTCGGTCATTTCCCCTCGGGGGTGGTGGCCATCGCCGCCGAGGTCCAGGGCGCCCGGGAAGGCCTGGCGGCCAGCACCTTTGTCCCGGTCTCCCTGGATCCGCCGCTCGTGTCGTTCTGCGTGCAGAACACGTCGACGACGTGGCCCAAGCTCAAGGACCTGCCCATGCTGGGAATCAGCGTCCTCGGCGAGGCCCACGACGAGGCGGCGCGGACACTGGCCGCCAAGACCGGCGACAGGTTCGCCGGTCTGGAGACGGAATCCAGGGACAGCGGGGCGGTGTTCATCAAGGGCACCGCGCTCTGGCTGGAGAGCGCGGTCGAGCAGCTGATCCCGGCGGGGGACCACACCATCGTGGTGCTGCGGGTCATCGAGGTGACCATCGACGCCGACGTCGCACCGATCGTGTTTCACCGCAGCATGTTCCGGCGCCTCGGCGCCTGA
- a CDS encoding succinate dehydrogenase/fumarate reductase iron-sulfur subunit, translating into MTYNATMRVWRGDDANGALQDFTVEVNEGEVVLDIIHRLQQTQTPDLAVRWNCKAGKCGSCSAEINGVPRLLCMTRMSTFAEDEVVTVTPLRTFPVIRDLVTDVSFNFEKAREIPAFAPPKDLQPGEYRMAQADVQRSQEFRKCIECFLCQNVCHVIRDHDENKEAFAGPRFLMRIAELEMHPLDTLDRRNQAQEEHGLGYCNITKCCTEVCPENIKITDNALIPMKERVADRKYDPVVWLGNKLFRR; encoded by the coding sequence ATGACCTACAACGCGACCATGCGTGTGTGGCGCGGTGACGATGCCAACGGCGCGCTGCAGGACTTCACGGTGGAGGTCAACGAAGGCGAGGTGGTGCTCGACATCATCCATCGCCTGCAACAGACCCAGACTCCCGACCTCGCGGTGCGATGGAACTGCAAGGCCGGCAAGTGCGGCTCCTGCTCGGCGGAGATCAACGGGGTGCCGCGGTTGTTGTGCATGACCCGGATGTCCACCTTCGCCGAGGACGAGGTGGTGACGGTGACGCCGCTGCGGACGTTCCCGGTGATCCGGGACCTGGTCACCGACGTCTCCTTCAACTTCGAGAAGGCACGCGAGATCCCGGCCTTCGCGCCGCCGAAGGATCTGCAACCGGGCGAGTACCGGATGGCGCAGGCCGACGTGCAGCGCTCGCAGGAATTCCGTAAGTGCATCGAGTGCTTCCTGTGCCAGAACGTGTGCCACGTGATCCGCGACCACGACGAGAACAAGGAGGCGTTCGCCGGGCCGCGCTTCCTGATGCGCATCGCCGAGCTCGAGATGCACCCGCTGGACACGCTGGACCGGCGCAACCAGGCCCAGGAGGAGCACGGCCTGGGCTACTGCAACATCACCAAGTGCTGCACCGAGGTCTGCCCGGAGAACATCAAGATCACCGACAACGCGCTGATCCCGATGAAAGAGCGGGTCGCCGACCGCAAGTACGACCCCGTGGTGTGGCTGGGCAACAAGCTGTTCCGGCGCTGA
- a CDS encoding fumarate reductase/succinate dehydrogenase flavoprotein subunit, translating into MVEVERHAYDVVVIGAGGAGLRAVIEARERGLKVAVVSKSLFGKAHTVMAEGGAAAAMGNANPKDNWQTHFGDTMRGGKFLNNWRMAELHAKEAPDRVWELETYGALFDRTKDGKISQRNFGGHTYPRLAHVGDRTGLELIRTLQQKIVSLQQEDHAEFGDYDARIKVFAECAITELIKDGDAIAGAFGYWRQTGRFIMFEAPAVVLATGGIGKSFKVTSNSWEYTGDGHALALRAGASLINMEFVQFHPTGMVWPPSVKGILVTEGVRGDGGVLKNSDSKRFMFDYIPPVFKGQYAESEQEADQWLKDNDSARRTPDLLPRDEVARAINSEVKAGRGSPHGGVFLDIASRLTPEEIKRRLPSMYHQFKELAGVDITKEPMEVGPTCHYVMGGVEVDADTGAATVPGLFAAGECSGGMHGSNRLGGNSLSDLLVFGRRAGLGAADYVRALSSRPTISAEAVETAAERALSPFEAPPNGAAAENPYTLQLELQQSMNDLVGIIRKADEISEALSRLDKLRERFKNMHVEGGREYNPGWNLAIDLRNMLLVSECVAKAALERTESRGGHTRDDHPSMDSGWRKVLLVCQAAGGDGVIPDISVTRKDQVPMRSDLLELFEISELEKYYTDGELAEHPGRRG; encoded by the coding sequence ATGGTTGAGGTCGAGCGGCATGCCTACGACGTAGTCGTCATCGGTGCCGGCGGCGCAGGGCTGCGTGCGGTCATCGAGGCGCGGGAACGCGGCCTCAAGGTCGCCGTGGTGTCCAAATCGCTGTTCGGCAAGGCCCACACGGTGATGGCCGAGGGCGGTGCCGCGGCGGCCATGGGTAACGCCAACCCGAAGGACAACTGGCAGACCCACTTCGGCGACACGATGCGGGGCGGCAAGTTCCTCAACAACTGGCGGATGGCCGAGCTGCACGCCAAGGAGGCGCCCGACCGCGTCTGGGAACTGGAGACCTACGGTGCGCTGTTCGACCGCACCAAGGACGGCAAGATCAGCCAGCGCAACTTCGGTGGGCACACCTACCCGCGGCTGGCGCACGTCGGTGACCGCACCGGCCTGGAGCTGATCCGCACGTTGCAGCAGAAGATCGTCTCGCTGCAGCAGGAGGACCACGCCGAATTCGGTGACTACGACGCGCGGATCAAGGTGTTCGCCGAATGCGCGATCACCGAGCTGATCAAGGACGGTGACGCGATCGCCGGCGCGTTCGGCTACTGGCGCCAGACGGGCCGATTCATCATGTTCGAGGCGCCGGCGGTCGTCCTGGCCACCGGCGGCATCGGCAAGTCGTTCAAGGTCACCTCGAACTCCTGGGAGTACACCGGCGACGGGCACGCCCTGGCCCTGCGGGCCGGAGCGTCGCTGATCAACATGGAGTTCGTCCAGTTCCACCCGACCGGCATGGTCTGGCCCCCCAGCGTCAAGGGCATCCTGGTCACCGAGGGTGTGCGCGGCGACGGCGGTGTGCTGAAGAACTCCGACTCCAAGCGGTTCATGTTCGACTACATCCCGCCGGTGTTCAAAGGCCAGTACGCCGAGTCCGAGCAAGAGGCCGACCAGTGGCTCAAGGACAACGACTCGGCCCGCCGGACCCCCGACCTGCTGCCCCGCGATGAGGTCGCGCGCGCGATCAACTCCGAGGTCAAGGCCGGCCGGGGCAGCCCGCACGGCGGCGTGTTCCTCGACATCGCGTCCCGGTTGACGCCCGAGGAGATCAAGCGGCGCCTGCCGTCGATGTACCACCAGTTCAAGGAGCTGGCCGGGGTCGACATCACCAAGGAGCCGATGGAGGTCGGGCCCACCTGTCACTACGTGATGGGCGGTGTCGAGGTGGACGCCGACACCGGTGCGGCCACCGTGCCGGGCCTGTTCGCGGCCGGTGAATGCTCCGGCGGCATGCACGGCTCCAACCGGCTGGGCGGCAACTCGCTGTCGGACCTGCTGGTCTTCGGCCGGCGGGCCGGCCTGGGCGCGGCCGACTACGTGCGGGCGCTGAGCAGCCGCCCGACCATCTCGGCCGAGGCCGTCGAGACCGCCGCCGAGCGCGCGCTCTCCCCGTTCGAGGCACCGCCCAACGGGGCCGCGGCGGAGAACCCCTACACGCTGCAGCTCGAACTGCAGCAGTCGATGAACGACCTGGTGGGCATCATCCGCAAGGCGGACGAGATCTCCGAGGCCCTCTCCCGGCTGGACAAGCTCCGCGAGCGGTTCAAGAACATGCACGTCGAGGGTGGGCGCGAGTACAACCCCGGCTGGAACCTGGCGATCGACCTGCGCAACATGCTGCTGGTCAGCGAGTGCGTCGCCAAGGCCGCGCTGGAGCGCACCGAAAGCCGCGGCGGCCACACCCGCGACGACCACCCGTCGATGGATTCGGGCTGGCGCAAGGTGCTGCTGGTCTGCCAGGCCGCCGGCGGCGACGGGGTGATCCCGGACATCAGCGTCACCCGCAAGGACCAGGTGCCGATGCGGTCCGATCTGCTGGAGCTCTTCGAGATCTCCGAGCTGGAGAAGTACTACACCGACGGTGAGCTGGCCGAGCATCCAGGACGGAGAGGCTAA
- a CDS encoding Hsp20/alpha crystallin family protein: MSNLALWSRPAWDTDRWLRDFFGPAAATDWYKPTTSGFNPAAEIVKDGDDAVVRVELPGVDVEKDVNVEVDRGRLVIHGERRDEHAEEKEGRTLREVRYGAFHRSFQLPAHVTGDAITASYDAGVLTVRVAGAYAGSQAKRIEITK; this comes from the coding sequence ATGAGTAACCTCGCATTGTGGTCGCGACCGGCCTGGGACACCGACCGGTGGTTGCGCGACTTCTTCGGCCCCGCCGCCGCGACGGACTGGTACAAGCCGACTACCAGCGGTTTCAACCCCGCCGCGGAGATCGTCAAGGACGGCGACGACGCGGTCGTCCGCGTCGAGCTGCCCGGCGTTGACGTCGAGAAGGACGTCAACGTAGAGGTCGACCGCGGCCGTCTCGTGATCCACGGCGAACGCCGCGACGAGCACGCCGAGGAGAAAGAGGGGCGCACCCTGCGTGAGGTCCGGTACGGAGCCTTCCACCGGTCGTTCCAGTTGCCGGCCCACGTCACCGGCGACGCCATCACGGCCTCCTACGACGCCGGGGTGCTGACGGTGCGGGTCGCCGGCGCCTACGCCGGAAGCCAGGCGAAGCGCATCGAGATCACCAAGTAA
- the nirB gene encoding nitrite reductase large subunit NirB, with the protein MAADGISRAHCASRHIVVVGHGMVGHRLVEALRARDTEGLWRITVFAEEADAAYDRVGLTSYTESWDRKLLALPGNDYAGDEQVRLVLNARVTEIDREAKSVVTADGQRHGYDTLVLATGSYAFVPPVPGHDLAACHVYRTLDDLDAIRADAQRTLEAGRTPAGVVIGGGLLGLEAANALRQFGLRTHVVEMMPRLMAQQIDEGGGALLAKMVGDLGIAVHVGTGTESIEAVDHSDGVSSVRVRLTDGEVIDAGLVIFAAGIRPRDELARAAGLELAERGGVLTDLTCRTSDPNIYAVGEVAAIGGRCYGLVGPGYTSAEVVADRLLDGAAEFGEADLSTKLKLLGVDVASFGDAMGATENCLEVAINDAVKKTYAKLVLSDDAKTLLGGVLVGDASSYGVLRPMVGSELPGDPLALIAPVSGDAPALGIGALPDSAQICSCNNVTKGDLKCAIADGCADVPALKSCTAAGTSCGSCVPLLKQLLEAEGVEQSKALCEHFSQSRAELFEIISATEIRTFSGLLERFGRGKGCDICKPVVASILASTGSDHILEGEQASLQDSNDHFLANIQKNGSYSVVPRVPGGDIKPEHLILIGQIAQDFGLYTKITGGQRIDMFGARVDQLPEIWRRLVDGGMESGHAYGKALRTVKSCVGTDWCRYGQQDSVQLAIDLELRYRGLRAPHKIKMGVSGCARECAEARSKDVGVIATEKGWNLYVGGNGGMTPKHAQLLASDLDTETLVRYVDRFVMYYIRTADRLQRTAPWVDSLEGGLDHVREVVCEDSLGLAEEFEAAMERHVLNYKCEWKGVLDDPDKLSRFVSFVNAPDEVDSTVEFTEHAGRKIPVSIGMPKIRMGAGEKS; encoded by the coding sequence ATGGCTGCAGACGGGATTTCGCGCGCGCACTGTGCGAGCCGTCACATCGTCGTAGTCGGGCACGGCATGGTGGGGCATCGGCTGGTCGAGGCGCTTCGCGCGCGCGACACCGAGGGGTTGTGGCGCATCACGGTTTTCGCCGAGGAGGCCGACGCGGCTTACGACCGCGTCGGGCTGACCTCGTACACCGAAAGCTGGGACCGCAAGCTGCTGGCACTGCCGGGCAACGACTACGCGGGTGACGAACAGGTTCGGCTGGTGTTGAACGCTCGCGTGACCGAGATCGACCGGGAAGCGAAGTCGGTTGTTACGGCCGATGGGCAACGACACGGCTACGACACCTTGGTGTTGGCCACCGGCTCCTACGCGTTCGTCCCGCCCGTGCCCGGCCACGACCTGGCGGCATGCCACGTGTACCGCACGCTCGACGACCTCGACGCCATCCGGGCCGACGCCCAGCGCACGCTGGAGGCCGGTCGCACCCCGGCGGGCGTGGTGATCGGAGGTGGCCTGCTGGGCCTGGAGGCCGCGAATGCGCTGCGCCAGTTCGGGTTGCGGACGCACGTCGTCGAGATGATGCCCCGCTTGATGGCCCAGCAGATCGACGAGGGCGGCGGCGCGTTGCTGGCCAAGATGGTCGGCGACCTGGGCATCGCGGTGCACGTGGGCACTGGCACGGAGTCGATCGAAGCGGTCGACCATTCCGACGGGGTGTCGTCGGTGCGGGTGCGCCTGACCGACGGCGAGGTCATCGACGCCGGGCTGGTCATCTTCGCGGCCGGCATCCGTCCCCGTGACGAGCTGGCCAGGGCCGCGGGGCTGGAGCTGGCCGAGCGCGGCGGCGTGCTCACCGACTTGACTTGCCGCACAAGCGATCCGAACATCTACGCGGTCGGTGAGGTGGCCGCGATCGGTGGCCGGTGCTACGGCCTGGTGGGGCCCGGTTACACCTCCGCCGAGGTGGTGGCCGACCGCCTGCTGGACGGTGCCGCGGAGTTCGGCGAGGCGGACTTGTCGACCAAGCTCAAGCTGCTCGGCGTCGACGTCGCCAGCTTCGGCGACGCGATGGGGGCCACCGAGAACTGCCTCGAGGTCGCCATCAACGATGCGGTCAAGAAGACCTACGCCAAGCTGGTGCTGTCCGACGACGCGAAGACCCTGCTCGGCGGCGTCCTGGTGGGTGACGCCTCGTCCTACGGGGTGCTGCGGCCCATGGTCGGCAGCGAGCTGCCGGGGGATCCGCTCGCGCTGATCGCCCCGGTCTCCGGCGACGCTCCGGCGCTGGGAATCGGCGCGCTGCCGGATTCCGCGCAGATCTGCTCGTGCAACAACGTCACCAAGGGCGACCTGAAGTGCGCGATCGCCGACGGCTGCGCCGACGTGCCCGCGCTCAAGTCGTGCACCGCGGCCGGAACGTCGTGTGGATCGTGTGTGCCCCTGCTCAAGCAGCTGCTGGAAGCCGAGGGTGTGGAACAGTCCAAGGCGCTGTGCGAGCACTTCAGCCAGTCGCGGGCGGAGCTCTTCGAGATCATCTCGGCCACCGAGATCCGGACGTTCTCCGGCCTGCTGGAGCGCTTCGGCCGCGGAAAGGGTTGCGACATCTGCAAACCCGTGGTCGCGTCCATCCTCGCCTCCACCGGCTCGGACCACATCCTCGAAGGCGAGCAGGCCTCGCTGCAGGATTCCAACGACCACTTCCTGGCCAACATCCAGAAGAACGGCAGCTACTCGGTGGTGCCGCGGGTGCCCGGCGGTGACATCAAGCCCGAGCACCTGATCCTGATCGGCCAGATCGCGCAGGACTTCGGGCTGTACACCAAGATCACCGGCGGCCAGCGGATCGACATGTTCGGCGCCCGGGTGGACCAGCTGCCGGAGATCTGGCGACGGCTGGTCGACGGCGGCATGGAGTCGGGCCACGCGTACGGCAAGGCGCTGCGCACCGTGAAGAGCTGCGTGGGTACCGACTGGTGCCGTTACGGTCAGCAGGATTCGGTGCAGCTGGCCATCGATCTGGAGCTGCGGTACCGGGGCCTGCGGGCGCCGCACAAGATCAAGATGGGGGTCTCGGGGTGTGCGCGCGAGTGCGCCGAAGCGCGCTCCAAGGACGTCGGCGTCATCGCCACCGAAAAGGGCTGGAACCTCTATGTCGGCGGCAACGGCGGCATGACGCCCAAGCACGCCCAGCTGTTGGCCAGCGACCTGGACACCGAGACGCTGGTCCGCTACGTCGACCGGTTCGTCATGTACTACATCCGGACCGCCGACCGGCTGCAGCGGACGGCGCCCTGGGTGGATTCGCTCGAGGGCGGCCTCGATCACGTGCGCGAGGTCGTGTGTGAGGACTCGCTGGGCCTGGCCGAAGAATTCGAGGCCGCAATGGAGCGGCACGTGCTCAATTACAAGTGTGAATGGAAGGGCGTGCTCGACGACCCGGACAAGCTGTCGCGGTTCGTCTCGTTCGTCAACGCCCCCGACGAAGTCGATTCGACCGTGGAATTCACCGAGCATGCCGGGCGCAAAATCCCCGTGTCCATTGGCATGCCGAAGATCCGTATGGGAGCTGGAGAGAAATCATGA
- the nirD gene encoding nitrite reductase small subunit NirD: protein MTLLNDIAVWTTACEYDRLIPGRGVGVLLDDGSQAALFRLDDGSVYAVGNVDPFSGAAVLSRGIVGDRGGRVTVQSPILKQAFSLEDGECLDDPNFSVPVYPARVTDDGVVQVGRIAT, encoded by the coding sequence ATGACACTTCTCAACGACATTGCGGTGTGGACGACGGCCTGCGAGTACGACCGCCTCATCCCGGGCCGGGGGGTCGGCGTGCTGCTCGACGACGGGTCCCAGGCGGCGTTGTTCCGGCTCGACGACGGCTCGGTGTACGCGGTGGGTAACGTCGACCCGTTCTCCGGGGCGGCCGTGCTCTCGCGCGGGATCGTGGGGGACCGCGGTGGCCGGGTGACGGTTCAGTCACCGATCCTCAAGCAGGCCTTCTCACTGGAAGACGGTGAATGCCTGGATGATCCGAACTTCTCGGTGCCGGTCTACCCGGCGCGCGTCACGGACGACGGCGTCGTCCAGGTCGGCCGGATCGCCACCTAG